From Trichoderma atroviride chromosome 1, complete sequence, one genomic window encodes:
- a CDS encoding uncharacterized protein (EggNog:ENOG41~CAZy:AA3) — MGSAAENFDYIIVGGGTAGLTVANRLSEDASVKVLVIEAGQDHSQNPLALTPGLVVGMYGNPEYDWNFSSTPQSGLNNRIINQARGKQLGGSSALNFMMLLYPPKGSLDAWGQLGNKGWDYDSLSPYLRKFATFHVPPQSAKDAVGLKYHDDSVIGDGPIQVSYGEGFGKSNAVWMETFAKLGLEMKADPRNGKALGAFQQGANIDPATHTRSYSANAHYTPEIASRPNLTVITETVVKKIVFDTSGAEPVATGVLVRTKQGTEQTLSGGEIILSAGALMSPQILELSGVGDRSLLERLNIPVVVENPNVGENLQDHPISTQGFEVNPDVPSSDVLRDPNVLNALIQMFQDGGKGPLGQSIISVAYSSLADGEGLYSEDARKALFASHDQHAQTRDGKLLRELLEGPNEPAVEYFLFPGQVHTVLDNPASMADYLLPTSPENYLTVMTMLNHPFSRGSVHITSADVDKLPSWNPGFNSNPLDLEISARHIQFVELLLRTSPFKDLFKPNGARIPQVKGDTLENAREVVRQSQVSDFHPACSLAMKPRNQGGVVDDRLRVYGTKGLRVVDASVFPIQTAGNIQTMVYVVAEKAADLIKEDRKLKA, encoded by the exons ATGGGTTCTGCTGCAGAGAATTTCGACTACATTATTGTAGGAGGTGGCACTGCTGGCTTGACAGTCGCAAATCGTTTGAGTGAAGATGCGAGCGTCAAGGTACTAGTGATTGAGGCGGGTCAAGACCACTCTCAAAACCCGCTCGCTCTGACCCCAGGGCTTGTTGTTGGCATGTATGGCAATCCTGAGTATGATTGGAACTTCAGCTCAACACCTCAG TCTGGGCTGAACAACCGGATTATCAACCAGGCTCGCGGCAAGCAGCTGGGAGGATCATCAGCACTCAATTTCATGATGTTGCTCTATCCTCCCAAGGGCAGCCTGGACGCTTGGGGTCAGTTGGGAAACAAGGGCTGGGATTATGATTCCCTATCGCCATACTTGCGCAAGTTCGCGACGTTTCATGTTCCTCCTCAAAGTGCCAAAGACGCTGTTGGCCTCAAGTATCACGACGATTCAGTGATTGGCGATGGACCAATCCAAGTTTCCTATGGCGAAGGCTTCGGAAAGTCAAATGCGGTCTGGATGGAGACGTTCGCTAAACTTGGCCTGGAGATGAAAGCCGACCCAAGAAACGGCAAGGCTCTGGGCGCATTCCAGCAGGGTGCCAACATTGATCCCGCCACTCACACACGAAGTTATTCTGCCAACGCGCACTACACTCCTGAGATTGCGAGTAGGCCAAACCTGACGGTCATCACAGAGACAGTTGTCAAGAAAATTGTCTTTGATACGTCAGGAGCTGAGCCTGTTGCAACTGGTGTGCTCGTCAGGACTAAGCAGGGCACCGAGCAGACACTGAGTGGTGGTGAAATCATCCTGTCGGCGGGAGCTCTCATGTCACCCCAAATTCTTGAACTGTCTGGTGTCGGTGACAGGTCGCTTCTTGAACGCTTGAACATTCCCGTTGTCGTTGAGAACCCAAATGTCGGAGAGAATCTGCAAGATCACCCCATCTCAACCCAGGGATTTGAAGTTAATCCCGACGTTCCATCGAGTGACGTGCTCCGTGATCCAAACGTCCTCAACGCACTTATACAGATGTTTCAGGATGGGGGCAAGGGTCCCCTGGGCCAGTCGATCATTAGCGTCGCATACTCCTCCCTCGCCGATGGAGAAGGTCTCTACTCTGAAGACGCAAGGAAGGCTTTGTTCGCCTCGCACGATCAGCACGCACAGACTCGGGATGGCAAACTCCTCCGTGAGCTCCTTGAAGGACCCAACGAGCCGGCCGTGGAGTATTTTCTGTTCCCCGGACAAGTGCATACTGTGCTTGACAACCCAGCCAGCATGGCGGATTACCTCTTGCCGACGAGTCCAGAGAACTATTTGACCGTCATGACAATGCTGAACCATCCCTTTTCCCGGGGCAGTGTCCATATCACTAGCGCAGATGTTGACAAGCTTCCATCCTGGAATCCCGGCTTCAACTCGAATCCGCTTGATTTGGAAATCTCTGCCCGCCATATTCAGTTCGTGGAACTTCTCCTCCGGACATCACCGTTCAAGGACCTTTTCAAACCAAACGGCGCTCGTATCCCACAGGTCAAGGGGGATACTCTCGAGAACGCTAGAGAAGTTGTCCGACAGAGTCAAGTTAGTGACTTCCATCCGGCATGTAGTTTAGCGATGAAGCCAAGAAACCAGGGCGGTGTCGTAGATGACAGGCTGCGGGTATATGGCACAAAGGGATTGAGAGTTGTTGATGCCAGTGTCTTTCCCATCCAAACCGCGGGCAACATCCAGACCATGGTCTATGTCGTTGCAGAGAAGGCTGCTGACTTGATCAAAGAGGATAGGAAGTTGAAGGCTTAA
- a CDS encoding uncharacterized protein (TransMembrane:1 (o17-38i)) — MNVLFQNVPSTLKIPPILLRSSALAFLMRAAWISSTILNEKNEGRQFSATHA; from the exons ATGAATGTTCTGTTCCAAAATGTTCCCAGCACTCTCAAGATACCCCCAATCCTTCTCAGAAGCTCCGCATTGGCTTTCCTGATGCGTGCAGCCTGGATATCCTCGACCATCCTCAACGAAAAGAACGAGGGCCGGCAGTTTTCTGCCACAC ACGCCTGA
- a CDS encoding uncharacterized protein (EggNog:ENOG41) yields the protein MMKTIYEVDEENHHGGPDPPVPLLLYVPSHNESSYYIRSLKHPVPVLNPHNPHVNAAKFNPEPDIYYPAWRPLPGGFRLSVPVRPLGVLVKLTQDGSLINVACPTLTRPDLPGAARKKALDSTEILEQVFAHIDEVTLLTSVQRVSKDWKEVVDGSVLLQRKLFFMPDETRPLEPHPQARREKGSDSGKVYPVLNSLLVRHFRSSFFPVGGKFYGYTRRSESFYEQRWTSKHNKLRLKRKLDTGYNKYESVTPDMNKAEALQMALDRDRFTRAGASWRRMLVSQPPIPDFIAMDFSPNGPGAPKSQERLEFCILNAHHPDKGLCMGQLYDFVQDKVGNHPLDSLWYRVVWFEPRAPFASDLSEDGCGIMFDDMDTKCVVEMFHREDEANIFSPIPSSSFPSSFARAGPLLSSIPVRAGPLSSSRSCASASRSRRNPPSLKAFDAIFKCAEFRPEDWSPAQEVVDYGSVTHRTLIRLED from the coding sequence ATGATGAAAACAATCTATGAGGTTGACGAGGAAAACCACCACGGCGGGCCTGACCCTCCCGTACCTCTGCTTCTCTATGTCCCGTCCCACAATGAGTCTTCCTATTATATTCGATCCTTGAAACATCCCGTTCCTGTTTTGAACCCTCACAATCCTCATGTTAATGCCGCCAAGTTCAACCCCGAACCTGACATTTATTACCCCGCCTGGCGGCCTCTCCCCGGTGGCTTCAGATTGTCCGTCCCTGTCCGTCCCCTCGGCGTCTTGGTCAAGCTGACTCAAGACGGCTCTCTCATCAATGTGGCCTGCCCGACCCTGACTCGTCCAGACCTGCCTGGGGCCGCAAGAAAAAAGGCGCTGGACTCCACAGAGATTCTGGAGCAAGTGTTTGCCCATATCGACGAGGTCACTCTCCTCACCTCTGTCCAACGGGTGAGCAAGGACTGGAAGGAAGTCGTTGACGGATCTGTTCTCTTGCAGcggaagctcttcttcatgcccGACGAGACGCGCCCGCTCGAGCCGCATCCGCAGGCGAGACGCGAGAAGGGCTCAGATTCAGGCAAAGTATATCCCGTCTTGAACTCGCTGTTGGTCAGGCATTtccgcagcagcttcttccctGTCGGCGGCAAGTTCTACGGCTACACGCGGCGGTCTGAATCCTTCTACGAGCAGCGATGGACCTCCAAGCACAACAAGCTcaggctgaagaggaaacTGGATACAGGCTACAACAAGTACGAGTCTGTCACGCCCGACATGAACAAGGCTGAAGCTCTCCAGATGGCTCTGGATAGAGATCGCTTCACGCGGGCCGGCGCAAGTTGGCGCAGAATGCTCGTCTCGCAGCCCCCTATCCCAGACTTTATCGCCATGGACTTCTCGCCAAATGGTCCTGGTGCTCCAAAGTCGCAAGAGAGGCTCGAATTCTGCATCCTCAACGCACATCATCCGGACAAAGGCCTTTGCATGGGTCAGCTGTACGACTTCGTGCAAGACAAAGTCGGCAACCACCCACTGGACTCGCTGTGGTATCGCGTTGTCTGGTTTGAGCCGCGAGCTCCCTTTGCGTCAGACCTCAGCGAGGACGGCTGCGGAATCATGTTTGACGACATGGACACGAAATGTGTGGTTGAGATGTTTCACCGGGAGGATGAGGCCAATATTTTTTCTCCTattccgtcttcttcgtttcCTTCATCCTTTGCGAGGGCGGGACCTTTGTTGTCTTCTATTCCCGTACGGGCGgggcctttgtcttcttctcgctcgTGTGCCTCTGCTTCTAGATCCAGGCGCAATCCGCCAAGCTTGAAAGCttttgatgccatcttcaagtGCGCCGAGTTTAGGCCTGAGGACTGGAGCCCGGCCCAGGAGGTGGTCGACTATGGCAGCGTGACGCACCGGACGCTTATACGGTTGGAAGACTAG